One genomic window of Anas acuta chromosome 14, bAnaAcu1.1, whole genome shotgun sequence includes the following:
- the FNIP1 gene encoding folliculin-interacting protein 1 isoform X1 encodes MEAGGRNQAPGGDGARRSSAAAALGGVGGSSSSGGRWRWRRRRRPGGSGPKMPPTLFQKLFNKKHGLVSPARDARDDCVFSWPLPEFDPSQIRLIVYQDCERRGRNVLFDSSAKRKIEDVSVSKLCSDAQVRVFGKCCQLKPGGDSSSSLDSSINSSSSFSDAKEQCPKYQGSRCSSDANMLGEMMFGSVAMSYKGSTLKIHQIRSPPQLMLSKVFTARTGSSIYGSLNTLQDSLEFINQDSNTLKPDHSTIMNGLLGNIGLSQLCSPRRAFSEQGPLRLIRSASFFAVHSNPMDMPGREQNEDRDSGIARSASLSSLLITPFPSPGSSFNKSCASSYQRRWRRSQTTSLENGVFPRWSMDESFNLSDDSSGPSPGIVRKKKIAIGVIFSLSRDEDENNKFNEFFFSHFPLFESHMNKLKSAIEQAMKMSRRSADASQRSLAYNRIVDALNEFRTTICNLYTMPRIGEPVWLTMMSGTPEKNQLCHRFMKEFTFLMENAAKNQFLPALLTAVLTNHLAWVPTVMPNGQPPIRIFLEKHSSQSVDMLAKTHPYNPLWAQLGDLYGAIGSPVRLAKTVVVGKRHDLVQRLLYFLTYFIRCSELQETHLLENGEDEAIVMPGTVITTTLEKGEVEESEYVLVTMHKNRGNLLPRESEETRTPNCSCKYCKCPISLAQNIEGVSQQEREDTQNTPKVELETSSDESRTIVPDDCQEDAADVKPPRTCLDTNLESVVCAGAASPEKRVSTESGLEPAANVWRDEDPLESGNQAVSATRSPGIAVEKKPPDKLFCDTFPCSAAEAQTKVTFLIGDSMSPDSDIELRSQAVVEQIARHHSPPAAEEGGVSADQNCEAKQTGEDQNRDCGTTEPFPQVANEHQSWNPNPYNAESMSLFDEYFTDDSSIETRTIDDIPGQAATDLLAHNSSLEFSKNLCTKTSKPPSEFCKFMDSVQQETYKICFAEQDQREKISIRVPHGDRENTEKKVAPGIDWDIPRNESSDSALGDSESEDAGHDLTRPSSNYYGGEQEDWAEEYEIPFPGSKLVEVNSVQPSIANFGRSLLGGYCSSYVPDFVLQGIGSDEKLRHCLVSDLSHAVQHPVLDEPIAEAVCIIADTDKWTVQVASSQRRMIDNKLGKEVLVSSLVSNLLHSTLQLYKHNLSPNFCVMHLEDRLQELYFKSKMLSEYLKGQMRVHVKELGVVLGIESSDLPLLAAVASTHSPYVAQILL; translated from the exons AAACTCTGCAGCGATGCTCAGGTGCGAGTTTTTGGGAAATGTTGCCAACTGAAGCCCGGAGGAGACAGCTCTTCTTCCTTGGATAGTTCAATCAATTCATCCTCCTCGTTCTCTGATGCAAAAGAACAATGCCCAAAATATCAG ggttcTCGGTGCTCTTCAGATGCTAACATGCTTGGAGAGATGATGTTTGGCTCTGTGGCCATGAGCTATAAGGGCTCCACGTTGAAAATTCACCAGATCCG CTCACCTCCTCAGCTCATGCTCAGCAAAGTTTTCACAGCTCGCACTGGAAGCAGCATCTATGGAAGTCTGAATAC GTTGCAGGACAGTCTTGAGTTCATTAATCAAGACAGCAATACGTTAAAGCCTGACCACAGTACGATTATGAATGGACTTCTCGGGAATATAG GTCTTTCACAGCTTTGCAGCCCTAGGCGGGCATTCTCTGAACAAGGTCCGCTCCGCCTGATCCGGAGCGCCTCTTTCTTTGCAG ttcacagcaaccctatgGATATGCCTGGGAGGGAGCAGAATGAGGACAGAGACAGTGGTATAGCGAGATCTG CATCTCTGAGCAGTCTGCTCATCACTCCGTTTCCATCTCCGGGCTCTTCGTTTAACAAGAGCTGTGCTAGCAGCTACCAGCGGCGGTGGCGTCGCAGTCAGACCACCAGCTTGGAGAACGGGGTCTTCCCTCGATG GTCCATGGATGAAAGCTTTAACTTGTCAGATGACAGCTCTGGTCCTAGCCCAGGAAttgttaggaagaaaaagatagcAATTGGAGTTATTTTTTCACTCTCAAGAGATGAAGATGAGAACAACAAATTTAATGAATTCTTCTTCTCACATTTTCCACTCTTTGAGAGTCACATGAACAAACTGAAGAGTGCAATAGAACAG GCTATGAAAATGAGTCGTAGATCAGCTGATGCCAGTCAGCGGAGTTTGGCGTATAACAGAATTGTTGATGCCCTTAATGAATTCAG aacGACCATTTGCAACCTCTACACGATGCCGCGGATCGGGGAGCCCGTCTGGCTTACTATGATGTCGGGGACACCGGAGAAGAACCAGCTGTGCCATCGCTTCATGAAGGAATTCACTTTCTTGATGGAAAACGCTGCTAAAAACCA GTTCTTACCAGCCTTACTGACTGCAGTCCTGACTAACCACCTGGCCTGGGTCCCTACGGTCATGCCGAACGGCCAGCCGCCTATACGAATCTTCCTGGAAAAGCATTCTTCCCAGAGCGTGGACATGCTGGCCAAAACTCACCCCTACAACCCGCTGTGGGCACAGCTCG GTGACTTGTACGGGGCTATCGGATCACCTGTGAGATTAGCAAAAACAGTTGTGGTTGGCAAAAGGCATGACCTGGTCCAGAGATTGCTTTATTTCCTCACTTACTTCATCAGATGCTCAGAACTTCAGGAGACACATCTTCTAGAAAATGGGGAAGATGAAGCCATAGTCATGCCTGGAACTGTTATAACGACCACGCTGGAGAAAGGAGAAGTAGAAGAATCCGAGTACGTGCTTGTCACAATGCACAAGAACAGGGGCAACTTGCTGCCGAGGGAGTCTGAAGAAACGAGAACTCCCAACTGTAGCTGTAAATATTGCAAATGTCCCATTTCCCTCGCACAAAACATAGAAGGTGTTTCACAGCAAGAGAGAGAAGACACGCAAAACACTCCTAAGGTAGAGCTGGAAACGTCTTCAGACGAGAGCAGAACTATTGTTCCTGATGATTGccaggaagatgctgctgatgTTAAGCCACCAAGAACCTGCCTGGACACCAACCTGGAGAGCGTGGTGTGCGCAGGGGCGGCTTCACCAGAAAAACGTGTATCGACAGAATCTGGTTTGGAGCCAGCAGCAAACGTGTGGAGGGATGAAGACCCGCTGGAATCGGGCAACCAGGCAGTCAGTGCAACAAGGTCACCCGGTATAGCTGTGGAAAAGAAGCCTCCGGATAAGCTCTTCTGCGATACGTTTCcttgcagtgctgctgaagCTCAGACAAAGGTGACTTTCCTCATCGGAGACTCCATGTCACCTGATTCAGACATCGAGCTCAGAAGTCAGGCAGTAGTGGAACAAATTGCGAGGCATCACAGCCCGCCAGCAGCGGAGGAAGGAGGAGTGTCTGCTGATCAGAACTGTGAAGCTAAACAAACTGGTGAGGACCAAAATAGAGACTGTGGGACAACTGAACCCTTTCCTCAAGTTGCTAACGAGCATCAGAGCTGGAATCCAAACCCGTACAACGCTGAGAGCATGAGTCTGTTTGATGAATATTTTACTGATGACAGTTCAATTGAAACCCGGACTATTGATGATATTCCAGGGCAAGCAGCTACGGACCTTCTTGCTCACAACAGTAGTTTAGAGTTTTCTAAAAACCTGTGTACAAAGACTAGCAAACCACCTAGCGAATTTTGTAAATTTATGGACTCCGTTCAACAGGAGACGTACAAAATCTGCTTTGCTGAGCAGGACCAAAGAGAGAAAATCTCTATTCGTGTCCCCCATGgggacagagaaaacacagagaaaaaggtCGCCCCAGGAATTGATTGGGACATTCCAAGAAATGAGAGCTCGGATAGTGCCCTGGGTGACAGTGAAAGCGAGGATGCTGGTCATGATCTAACCAGGCCAAGCAGTAACTATTACGGAGGAGAGCAGGAAGATTGGGCAGAAGAATATGAGATTCCTTTTCCCGG GTCAAAATTAGTTGAAGTGAACTCTGTCCAGCCCAGTATCGCCAATTTTGGAAGATCCTTACTAGGTGGCTACTGTTCGTCGTACGTCCCAGACTTTGTTTTGCAAGGAATAGGAAGTGATGAAAAGCTGAGGCACTGTTTGGTGTCAGATTTGTCTCATGCTGTGCAG CACCCTGTTCTGGATGAGCCGATTGCAGAAGCCGTCTGCATTATTGCAGACACGGACAAATGGACGGTGCAAGTGGCCAGTAGCCAGAGACGGATGATCGATAACAAGCTGGGAAAAGAAGTGTTAGTCTCCAGCCTCGTCTCTAACCTGCTTCATTCCACTCTGCAGCTTTACAAGCATAACTTGTCTCCGAACTTC TGTGTTATGCACCTGGAAGATCGGCTGCAGGAGCTCTATTTCAAGAGCAAGATGCTGTCTGAATATCTCAAGGGCCAGATGAGAGTTCACGTCAAAGAGCTGGGTGTTGTGCTGGG gATTGAATCCAGCGACCTCCCTTTACTGGCAGCTGTAGCAAGCACTCACTCTCCGTATGTTGCCCAGATACTGCTCTAA
- the FNIP1 gene encoding folliculin-interacting protein 1 isoform X4 has protein sequence MWLVLVLQDSLEFINQDSNTLKPDHSTIMNGLLGNIGLSQLCSPRRAFSEQGPLRLIRSASFFAVHSNPMDMPGREQNEDRDSGIARSASLSSLLITPFPSPGSSFNKSCASSYQRRWRRSQTTSLENGVFPRWSMDESFNLSDDSSGPSPGIVRKKKIAIGVIFSLSRDEDENNKFNEFFFSHFPLFESHMNKLKSAIEQAMKMSRRSADASQRSLAYNRIVDALNEFRTTICNLYTMPRIGEPVWLTMMSGTPEKNQLCHRFMKEFTFLMENAAKNQFLPALLTAVLTNHLAWVPTVMPNGQPPIRIFLEKHSSQSVDMLAKTHPYNPLWAQLGDLYGAIGSPVRLAKTVVVGKRHDLVQRLLYFLTYFIRCSELQETHLLENGEDEAIVMPGTVITTTLEKGEVEESEYVLVTMHKNRGNLLPRESEETRTPNCSCKYCKCPISLAQNIEGVSQQEREDTQNTPKVELETSSDESRTIVPDDCQEDAADVKPPRTCLDTNLESVVCAGAASPEKRVSTESGLEPAANVWRDEDPLESGNQAVSATRSPGIAVEKKPPDKLFCDTFPCSAAEAQTKVTFLIGDSMSPDSDIELRSQAVVEQIARHHSPPAAEEGGVSADQNCEAKQTGEDQNRDCGTTEPFPQVANEHQSWNPNPYNAESMSLFDEYFTDDSSIETRTIDDIPGQAATDLLAHNSSLEFSKNLCTKTSKPPSEFCKFMDSVQQETYKICFAEQDQREKISIRVPHGDRENTEKKVAPGIDWDIPRNESSDSALGDSESEDAGHDLTRPSSNYYGGEQEDWAEEYEIPFPGSKLVEVNSVQPSIANFGRSLLGGYCSSYVPDFVLQGIGSDEKLRHCLVSDLSHAVQHPVLDEPIAEAVCIIADTDKWTVQVASSQRRMIDNKLGKEVLVSSLVSNLLHSTLQLYKHNLSPNFCVMHLEDRLQELYFKSKMLSEYLKGQMRVHVKELGVVLGIESSDLPLLAAVASTHSPYVAQILL, from the exons ATGTGGCTTGTTCTAGT GTTGCAGGACAGTCTTGAGTTCATTAATCAAGACAGCAATACGTTAAAGCCTGACCACAGTACGATTATGAATGGACTTCTCGGGAATATAG GTCTTTCACAGCTTTGCAGCCCTAGGCGGGCATTCTCTGAACAAGGTCCGCTCCGCCTGATCCGGAGCGCCTCTTTCTTTGCAG ttcacagcaaccctatgGATATGCCTGGGAGGGAGCAGAATGAGGACAGAGACAGTGGTATAGCGAGATCTG CATCTCTGAGCAGTCTGCTCATCACTCCGTTTCCATCTCCGGGCTCTTCGTTTAACAAGAGCTGTGCTAGCAGCTACCAGCGGCGGTGGCGTCGCAGTCAGACCACCAGCTTGGAGAACGGGGTCTTCCCTCGATG GTCCATGGATGAAAGCTTTAACTTGTCAGATGACAGCTCTGGTCCTAGCCCAGGAAttgttaggaagaaaaagatagcAATTGGAGTTATTTTTTCACTCTCAAGAGATGAAGATGAGAACAACAAATTTAATGAATTCTTCTTCTCACATTTTCCACTCTTTGAGAGTCACATGAACAAACTGAAGAGTGCAATAGAACAG GCTATGAAAATGAGTCGTAGATCAGCTGATGCCAGTCAGCGGAGTTTGGCGTATAACAGAATTGTTGATGCCCTTAATGAATTCAG aacGACCATTTGCAACCTCTACACGATGCCGCGGATCGGGGAGCCCGTCTGGCTTACTATGATGTCGGGGACACCGGAGAAGAACCAGCTGTGCCATCGCTTCATGAAGGAATTCACTTTCTTGATGGAAAACGCTGCTAAAAACCA GTTCTTACCAGCCTTACTGACTGCAGTCCTGACTAACCACCTGGCCTGGGTCCCTACGGTCATGCCGAACGGCCAGCCGCCTATACGAATCTTCCTGGAAAAGCATTCTTCCCAGAGCGTGGACATGCTGGCCAAAACTCACCCCTACAACCCGCTGTGGGCACAGCTCG GTGACTTGTACGGGGCTATCGGATCACCTGTGAGATTAGCAAAAACAGTTGTGGTTGGCAAAAGGCATGACCTGGTCCAGAGATTGCTTTATTTCCTCACTTACTTCATCAGATGCTCAGAACTTCAGGAGACACATCTTCTAGAAAATGGGGAAGATGAAGCCATAGTCATGCCTGGAACTGTTATAACGACCACGCTGGAGAAAGGAGAAGTAGAAGAATCCGAGTACGTGCTTGTCACAATGCACAAGAACAGGGGCAACTTGCTGCCGAGGGAGTCTGAAGAAACGAGAACTCCCAACTGTAGCTGTAAATATTGCAAATGTCCCATTTCCCTCGCACAAAACATAGAAGGTGTTTCACAGCAAGAGAGAGAAGACACGCAAAACACTCCTAAGGTAGAGCTGGAAACGTCTTCAGACGAGAGCAGAACTATTGTTCCTGATGATTGccaggaagatgctgctgatgTTAAGCCACCAAGAACCTGCCTGGACACCAACCTGGAGAGCGTGGTGTGCGCAGGGGCGGCTTCACCAGAAAAACGTGTATCGACAGAATCTGGTTTGGAGCCAGCAGCAAACGTGTGGAGGGATGAAGACCCGCTGGAATCGGGCAACCAGGCAGTCAGTGCAACAAGGTCACCCGGTATAGCTGTGGAAAAGAAGCCTCCGGATAAGCTCTTCTGCGATACGTTTCcttgcagtgctgctgaagCTCAGACAAAGGTGACTTTCCTCATCGGAGACTCCATGTCACCTGATTCAGACATCGAGCTCAGAAGTCAGGCAGTAGTGGAACAAATTGCGAGGCATCACAGCCCGCCAGCAGCGGAGGAAGGAGGAGTGTCTGCTGATCAGAACTGTGAAGCTAAACAAACTGGTGAGGACCAAAATAGAGACTGTGGGACAACTGAACCCTTTCCTCAAGTTGCTAACGAGCATCAGAGCTGGAATCCAAACCCGTACAACGCTGAGAGCATGAGTCTGTTTGATGAATATTTTACTGATGACAGTTCAATTGAAACCCGGACTATTGATGATATTCCAGGGCAAGCAGCTACGGACCTTCTTGCTCACAACAGTAGTTTAGAGTTTTCTAAAAACCTGTGTACAAAGACTAGCAAACCACCTAGCGAATTTTGTAAATTTATGGACTCCGTTCAACAGGAGACGTACAAAATCTGCTTTGCTGAGCAGGACCAAAGAGAGAAAATCTCTATTCGTGTCCCCCATGgggacagagaaaacacagagaaaaaggtCGCCCCAGGAATTGATTGGGACATTCCAAGAAATGAGAGCTCGGATAGTGCCCTGGGTGACAGTGAAAGCGAGGATGCTGGTCATGATCTAACCAGGCCAAGCAGTAACTATTACGGAGGAGAGCAGGAAGATTGGGCAGAAGAATATGAGATTCCTTTTCCCGG GTCAAAATTAGTTGAAGTGAACTCTGTCCAGCCCAGTATCGCCAATTTTGGAAGATCCTTACTAGGTGGCTACTGTTCGTCGTACGTCCCAGACTTTGTTTTGCAAGGAATAGGAAGTGATGAAAAGCTGAGGCACTGTTTGGTGTCAGATTTGTCTCATGCTGTGCAG CACCCTGTTCTGGATGAGCCGATTGCAGAAGCCGTCTGCATTATTGCAGACACGGACAAATGGACGGTGCAAGTGGCCAGTAGCCAGAGACGGATGATCGATAACAAGCTGGGAAAAGAAGTGTTAGTCTCCAGCCTCGTCTCTAACCTGCTTCATTCCACTCTGCAGCTTTACAAGCATAACTTGTCTCCGAACTTC TGTGTTATGCACCTGGAAGATCGGCTGCAGGAGCTCTATTTCAAGAGCAAGATGCTGTCTGAATATCTCAAGGGCCAGATGAGAGTTCACGTCAAAGAGCTGGGTGTTGTGCTGGG gATTGAATCCAGCGACCTCCCTTTACTGGCAGCTGTAGCAAGCACTCACTCTCCGTATGTTGCCCAGATACTGCTCTAA
- the FNIP1 gene encoding folliculin-interacting protein 1 isoform X3 — translation MLPSWPLPEFDPSQIRLIVYQDCERRGRNVLFDSSAKRKIEDVSVSKLCSDAQVRVFGKCCQLKPGGDSSSSLDSSINSSSSFSDAKEQCPKYQGSRCSSDANMLGEMMFGSVAMSYKGSTLKIHQIRSPPQLMLSKVFTARTGSSIYGSLNTLQDSLEFINQDSNTLKPDHSTIMNGLLGNIGLSQLCSPRRAFSEQGPLRLIRSASFFAVHSNPMDMPGREQNEDRDSGIARSASLSSLLITPFPSPGSSFNKSCASSYQRRWRRSQTTSLENGVFPRWSMDESFNLSDDSSGPSPGIVRKKKIAIGVIFSLSRDEDENNKFNEFFFSHFPLFESHMNKLKSAIEQAMKMSRRSADASQRSLAYNRIVDALNEFRTTICNLYTMPRIGEPVWLTMMSGTPEKNQLCHRFMKEFTFLMENAAKNQFLPALLTAVLTNHLAWVPTVMPNGQPPIRIFLEKHSSQSVDMLAKTHPYNPLWAQLGDLYGAIGSPVRLAKTVVVGKRHDLVQRLLYFLTYFIRCSELQETHLLENGEDEAIVMPGTVITTTLEKGEVEESEYVLVTMHKNRGNLLPRESEETRTPNCSCKYCKCPISLAQNIEGVSQQEREDTQNTPKVELETSSDESRTIVPDDCQEDAADVKPPRTCLDTNLESVVCAGAASPEKRVSTESGLEPAANVWRDEDPLESGNQAVSATRSPGIAVEKKPPDKLFCDTFPCSAAEAQTKVTFLIGDSMSPDSDIELRSQAVVEQIARHHSPPAAEEGGVSADQNCEAKQTGEDQNRDCGTTEPFPQVANEHQSWNPNPYNAESMSLFDEYFTDDSSIETRTIDDIPGQAATDLLAHNSSLEFSKNLCTKTSKPPSEFCKFMDSVQQETYKICFAEQDQREKISIRVPHGDRENTEKKVAPGIDWDIPRNESSDSALGDSESEDAGHDLTRPSSNYYGGEQEDWAEEYEIPFPGSKLVEVNSVQPSIANFGRSLLGGYCSSYVPDFVLQGIGSDEKLRHCLVSDLSHAVQHPVLDEPIAEAVCIIADTDKWTVQVASSQRRMIDNKLGKEVLVSSLVSNLLHSTLQLYKHNLSPNFCVMHLEDRLQELYFKSKMLSEYLKGQMRVHVKELGVVLGIESSDLPLLAAVASTHSPYVAQILL, via the exons AAACTCTGCAGCGATGCTCAGGTGCGAGTTTTTGGGAAATGTTGCCAACTGAAGCCCGGAGGAGACAGCTCTTCTTCCTTGGATAGTTCAATCAATTCATCCTCCTCGTTCTCTGATGCAAAAGAACAATGCCCAAAATATCAG ggttcTCGGTGCTCTTCAGATGCTAACATGCTTGGAGAGATGATGTTTGGCTCTGTGGCCATGAGCTATAAGGGCTCCACGTTGAAAATTCACCAGATCCG CTCACCTCCTCAGCTCATGCTCAGCAAAGTTTTCACAGCTCGCACTGGAAGCAGCATCTATGGAAGTCTGAATAC GTTGCAGGACAGTCTTGAGTTCATTAATCAAGACAGCAATACGTTAAAGCCTGACCACAGTACGATTATGAATGGACTTCTCGGGAATATAG GTCTTTCACAGCTTTGCAGCCCTAGGCGGGCATTCTCTGAACAAGGTCCGCTCCGCCTGATCCGGAGCGCCTCTTTCTTTGCAG ttcacagcaaccctatgGATATGCCTGGGAGGGAGCAGAATGAGGACAGAGACAGTGGTATAGCGAGATCTG CATCTCTGAGCAGTCTGCTCATCACTCCGTTTCCATCTCCGGGCTCTTCGTTTAACAAGAGCTGTGCTAGCAGCTACCAGCGGCGGTGGCGTCGCAGTCAGACCACCAGCTTGGAGAACGGGGTCTTCCCTCGATG GTCCATGGATGAAAGCTTTAACTTGTCAGATGACAGCTCTGGTCCTAGCCCAGGAAttgttaggaagaaaaagatagcAATTGGAGTTATTTTTTCACTCTCAAGAGATGAAGATGAGAACAACAAATTTAATGAATTCTTCTTCTCACATTTTCCACTCTTTGAGAGTCACATGAACAAACTGAAGAGTGCAATAGAACAG GCTATGAAAATGAGTCGTAGATCAGCTGATGCCAGTCAGCGGAGTTTGGCGTATAACAGAATTGTTGATGCCCTTAATGAATTCAG aacGACCATTTGCAACCTCTACACGATGCCGCGGATCGGGGAGCCCGTCTGGCTTACTATGATGTCGGGGACACCGGAGAAGAACCAGCTGTGCCATCGCTTCATGAAGGAATTCACTTTCTTGATGGAAAACGCTGCTAAAAACCA GTTCTTACCAGCCTTACTGACTGCAGTCCTGACTAACCACCTGGCCTGGGTCCCTACGGTCATGCCGAACGGCCAGCCGCCTATACGAATCTTCCTGGAAAAGCATTCTTCCCAGAGCGTGGACATGCTGGCCAAAACTCACCCCTACAACCCGCTGTGGGCACAGCTCG GTGACTTGTACGGGGCTATCGGATCACCTGTGAGATTAGCAAAAACAGTTGTGGTTGGCAAAAGGCATGACCTGGTCCAGAGATTGCTTTATTTCCTCACTTACTTCATCAGATGCTCAGAACTTCAGGAGACACATCTTCTAGAAAATGGGGAAGATGAAGCCATAGTCATGCCTGGAACTGTTATAACGACCACGCTGGAGAAAGGAGAAGTAGAAGAATCCGAGTACGTGCTTGTCACAATGCACAAGAACAGGGGCAACTTGCTGCCGAGGGAGTCTGAAGAAACGAGAACTCCCAACTGTAGCTGTAAATATTGCAAATGTCCCATTTCCCTCGCACAAAACATAGAAGGTGTTTCACAGCAAGAGAGAGAAGACACGCAAAACACTCCTAAGGTAGAGCTGGAAACGTCTTCAGACGAGAGCAGAACTATTGTTCCTGATGATTGccaggaagatgctgctgatgTTAAGCCACCAAGAACCTGCCTGGACACCAACCTGGAGAGCGTGGTGTGCGCAGGGGCGGCTTCACCAGAAAAACGTGTATCGACAGAATCTGGTTTGGAGCCAGCAGCAAACGTGTGGAGGGATGAAGACCCGCTGGAATCGGGCAACCAGGCAGTCAGTGCAACAAGGTCACCCGGTATAGCTGTGGAAAAGAAGCCTCCGGATAAGCTCTTCTGCGATACGTTTCcttgcagtgctgctgaagCTCAGACAAAGGTGACTTTCCTCATCGGAGACTCCATGTCACCTGATTCAGACATCGAGCTCAGAAGTCAGGCAGTAGTGGAACAAATTGCGAGGCATCACAGCCCGCCAGCAGCGGAGGAAGGAGGAGTGTCTGCTGATCAGAACTGTGAAGCTAAACAAACTGGTGAGGACCAAAATAGAGACTGTGGGACAACTGAACCCTTTCCTCAAGTTGCTAACGAGCATCAGAGCTGGAATCCAAACCCGTACAACGCTGAGAGCATGAGTCTGTTTGATGAATATTTTACTGATGACAGTTCAATTGAAACCCGGACTATTGATGATATTCCAGGGCAAGCAGCTACGGACCTTCTTGCTCACAACAGTAGTTTAGAGTTTTCTAAAAACCTGTGTACAAAGACTAGCAAACCACCTAGCGAATTTTGTAAATTTATGGACTCCGTTCAACAGGAGACGTACAAAATCTGCTTTGCTGAGCAGGACCAAAGAGAGAAAATCTCTATTCGTGTCCCCCATGgggacagagaaaacacagagaaaaaggtCGCCCCAGGAATTGATTGGGACATTCCAAGAAATGAGAGCTCGGATAGTGCCCTGGGTGACAGTGAAAGCGAGGATGCTGGTCATGATCTAACCAGGCCAAGCAGTAACTATTACGGAGGAGAGCAGGAAGATTGGGCAGAAGAATATGAGATTCCTTTTCCCGG GTCAAAATTAGTTGAAGTGAACTCTGTCCAGCCCAGTATCGCCAATTTTGGAAGATCCTTACTAGGTGGCTACTGTTCGTCGTACGTCCCAGACTTTGTTTTGCAAGGAATAGGAAGTGATGAAAAGCTGAGGCACTGTTTGGTGTCAGATTTGTCTCATGCTGTGCAG CACCCTGTTCTGGATGAGCCGATTGCAGAAGCCGTCTGCATTATTGCAGACACGGACAAATGGACGGTGCAAGTGGCCAGTAGCCAGAGACGGATGATCGATAACAAGCTGGGAAAAGAAGTGTTAGTCTCCAGCCTCGTCTCTAACCTGCTTCATTCCACTCTGCAGCTTTACAAGCATAACTTGTCTCCGAACTTC TGTGTTATGCACCTGGAAGATCGGCTGCAGGAGCTCTATTTCAAGAGCAAGATGCTGTCTGAATATCTCAAGGGCCAGATGAGAGTTCACGTCAAAGAGCTGGGTGTTGTGCTGGG gATTGAATCCAGCGACCTCCCTTTACTGGCAGCTGTAGCAAGCACTCACTCTCCGTATGTTGCCCAGATACTGCTCTAA